The DNA region CCGTGACCGCGCCGACCGGGTGGACGTCGACAAGGCCGACTTCCCGTCCGCGCCGCCAGACGTGGTCGCAGACCAGGGCCGTGTCCGCGACCGGGTCGGTGTTGGGCATCGCGAAGACGGCGGTGAACCCGCCGGCCGCGGCCGCGGCCGAACCCGAGGCTATGGTCTCCGCGTCCTCGCGGCCAGGCTCGCGAAGGTGGACGTGCAGATCGACGAGCCCGGGCAGCAGGACGTTCCCGCCGCCGCTGACGGCAGTCTCCGTTCCGTTCGTCTTCGGCGAGGGGGCGATCTCGGCGATCAGCCCGTCCCGGACCAGCACGCAGGTCGGTTCGCCCTCGCCGTACACGCGGACGTTTTCGATCAGGACAGATCCGCTCACTGATGCACCGCTTCCTTCGCGGCAGGCGCCTGCGAGCCCGCCAACAACCTGTACAGGACCGCCATCCGGACATGCACGCCGTTCTGCACTTGTTGCAGCACGGTCGAGCGCTCCGAATCCGCGGCGGCGTCGGAGATCTCGACGCCGCGGTTCATCGGCCCAGGGTGCATCACCACGGCGTCCTCCTTCAACTGGTCCAGGCGTTTGGGGCTCAGGCCGTAGAGCGTCGAATACTCCCGCAGCGAGGGGAAGAAGCCGCCGTTCATCCGCTCCGCCTGCAGCCGCAGCGCCATCACCGCGTCCAGGCCGCCCAACTCGTCGTCCAGCCGGGACGAGACCCGGACCCCCCGGATTGCCCGCTCCTCTGCCCCGGCGGGGAGGGCGAAGCCAGGCGGAATGAGCGTCGGCGGGGCGATGAGCACCACCTCCATGCCCAACAGGGCGAACAGGCGCGCGCCCGAGCGCGCGACCCTGCTGTGCAGGATGTCGCCGACGATGCCGATGCGTTTGCCCTCGAGTTCCCCCAGGCGCTCCCGCAAGGTGAGCGCGTCCAAAAGCGCCTGTGTGGGGTGCTCGTGGGTGCCGTCGCCGGCGTTGACGACCGCTGGCCCTTCGGTCCACTGCGCGATCCGCCGAGCGGCCCCGGAGACGGGGTGGCGCACCACGATCACATCGGCTCCTGCCGCGCGCAGCGTCAAGGCCGTGTCCCGCAACGACTCGCCCTTCGCCGTCGACGAGCTGGAAGCCGAGACATTGACCACGTCCGCGCTCATCCATTTGCCAGCGATCTCGAAAGAGACCCTGGTGCGGGTGGAGTTCTCGTAGAAAAGCGTCACGACGGTCCGTCCGCGCAGGGTGGGAAGCTTGCGGACCACACGGCCGCTGAGCAGGCTCGAGAAGTGGGCCGCGTCGTCGAGGAGCGCGACCGCCTCGTCCTTGGCGAGGTCGTCGACGGCCAACAGGTGCTTCATGCGCCGCTCCTCGGCCCGCCCGCCGCGGGCAGCGCGCGGATCAGCGCGACCTCGTCTCGGCCGTCATGCTCCACGAGGCGCACCGCGACGCCCTCGGAACGCGCTGTCGGAATGTTGCGCCCGACATAATCGGCGCGCATCGGCAACTCGCGATGGCCGCGGTCGACGAGGACGGCGAGCTTGACCACAGCGGGCCTGCCGAGATCGCGCAGGGCGTCCAATGCCGCGCGGACGCTGCGGCCCGAGAACAGCACGTCGTCCACCAGGATCACCACCGAGCCGTCGACTCCGGGGGAAGGAATCTCTGTCGCGGACAGGGGCCGGTTCGGGCGCTCGCGCAAGTCGTCCCGGTACAGCGTGATGTCCAAAGAACCCCAGGGCACCTTGGCTCCGGAGAAACGCTCCACTTCGGCGGCAAGCCTGCGGGCGAGGTGCACGCCCCGCGTCGGCACGCCGAGCAGGACGACCGGGAGCGCGCTTGGCCTGTCGGGAGAAGTGGTCTCGATGATCTCGTGCGCGATCCGCGCCACGCAACGGGAAAGATCGGCGGCGTCGAGCAACAGCCGTTCGGCTGGGCGAGCCCCCGGTTGCACGGGTTGGCCGTCAGCGGTGGGGGCCTCGGAAAAAGGCGAGTTGTGCGTCATGCTCCTGACTTCCTTGTCCGCCTCACTGGACGGACTGTTAAAGGACGTCGAACTGGAGAGATCCTAGCAGATCCGTCAGCGGGCACATGACACTGGAGCAGCTCAGCCGCGCTTGGGCCCCGGCACGGAAGTCACGGCGAGATCGCCCCGTTCCCTGCCCTGACGCAGGGCTTTCTTGTCGAATTTGCCGACCGAAGTGCGCGGCACCTGGTCGATGAACGCCCAGTGCTCCGGCACCTGCCAGCGAGGGAATTCCGAGGCGAGGTGGGCGCGCAGTCGCTCGATGACGGCGAGCGCGGCCGCTGGGTCCACGGGCCCGCCCGCCTGCTTCGGGGGCGCCGCCGAGCCTTCTGCTTCTGCGAGGACGACGCAGGCCAACGGCCGCTCGCCCCAGATCTCGCACGGCACGGCGACCACTGCCGCCTCCCGCACGCACGGATGCGCCATGAGGTGGTTCTCCAGATCCACCGAGCTGATCCATTCGCCGCCAGATTTGATGACGTCTTTCGTGCGGTCCGAGATCGCCAAATACCCGTCCGAGGTCAGTTCGCCGACGTCGCCGGTGCGCAGCCAGCCGTCGCGGAACTTGTCCGCCGCGTCGACCAGGTAGTAGCTCGTGGTCACCCACAAGCCCCGGGCCTCGATCTCGCCCGTGCCGCCGCCCGGCGCGATGGCCCTGCCCTGCTCGTCCACGATCCGGATCTCGACCCCGTGGGCGGGTTTGCCCACATAGGACCGGTAGCGCCAATACTCGTCGCTCGCTGGGTCCAGGTCGTCGCGGGGAGAGGACGTGTTCGCGACGGGCGACGTTTCCGTCATGCCCCACAGTTGCACGAGGTCGACCCCGAACTCGGCGCGGAACGCTTTCATCAGCGAGACGGGCACTGCGGAGCCGCCGGAGTACAACCCCCGCAACGAGGAGAAGTCGAGTTCGTGTTTGTGCTCGCGGGCGTAGCGCAGCACGTCCGCCCACACTGTGGGAACGCCGGTCGACACGGTGACCCGATGCTCGTGGATGAGCTGCGCGATGGCTTCGCCGCCGAGGAACGGGCCCGGCATGATGAGATCGCATCCCGCGAGGAACGCCGCGTGGACCAGACCCCAGGCGTTGGCGTGGAACATCGGCACAATCGGCAAGGCGCGGTCCGCGCCCGAGAGGCCGAGCAGGTTGACGGACATCACCGCCGAGGAATGCAAATACACGGAGCGATGGCTGTACACGACCCCTTTGGGGTCGCCCGTGGTGCCTGAGGTGTAGCACATCGCCGCGGCGGCGTCCTCGTCCACGTCCGGCCACTCGGCGACCGGCTCCGCGGCGGCGAGCAGGTCCTCGTAGCGGCGCGGACGGGCCTGCGGGGCGGCCTGCGACAGCAGCGCGAGGCTGTCCTCGGCGAGCGGCCCGTTCACGATGATCTCACGGACGGAGCTCATGCGGGGCAACGCCTTGGCGAACAGCGGCACAAGGCTTTCGTCGACGATGACGACCTGGTCCTGGGCGTGGTTTGCGATCTGAGCGACTTGCTCGGGGGCGAGCCGGATGTTCAACGTGTGCAAGACCGCGCCCATCGCCGGGATGGCGAAATACGCTTCGACGTGCTCGGCGTTGTTCCATTGGAACGTGCCGACACGTTCGTCGCCCGTGATCCCCAGCCCGCGCAACGCCCCGGCGAGCCGAGCGGCCCGCTCCGCCGCCTCGGCGAACGTGCGCGTGCTGTGCCCGGATTCCGTCTTGGTCACGATGCGCCGCTGGCCGTAGACGTGGCGGGCGTGCCGCAGGATAGCGCCGACGCCCAACCGTCCGCCCGTCATGGTGCCTCGCATCGCATGTCCTCCATCACTCGGGCCAACTTGTTGAGATACAGCACTCGATACTATCCCCGCCGGAAAGGACCGGTCCGCCCGCCGTCAGAGGGGCTTAGAAGAGTTCAAGACGGGCGATGAGGCGGGAGAGCCACGGCGCGAAGCGGTACTGGCGGTAGCCGAGCTGGGATTCGATCGTCACCGGGACCACGGCCTTGTTCTTGCGCACCGCCCAGAGTATCCGTTTGGCGACCTTGTCGGGGGTGAACCCGCGACGCTGGTAGAACTTGTCGATCCGGGCGACATGGGCAAGGCGGTCGTGCTCGGACAGACCGGCGATCTGCGTGTTGCGGACGATGTTCGTGTCCACAATGCCCGGCAGGATGGCCGAAACGCCGACGCCGGCCCCGTGCAGCTCCGCCCGCAAACACTCGGAGAACATCGCGACGGCGGACTTCGTCGCAGCGTAGACGCCGATGCCGCGCGCCGGGCCGAAGGCGGCCAACGAGGACAGGTTGACGATGTGACCGCCGAGGCCCCGCTCGACCATATGCTTGCCGAAAAGGCGCGAACCCGTGATAACGCCGCGCACATTGATCCCGACAATACGCTCGACCTGGTCTTCGGTGAAGTCCAGGATCTGGCCGCCGATGCTGATCCCGGCATTGTTGACAACAATGTCCGGCACCCCGTGCGCGGCGACGACCTCGGCGACGAACTGCTCGTACGCCTGGTGGTCCGAGACGTCGAGCCGATACGGGTGCGCGACCCCGCCGGTTTCTTCCACGAGGCCGACTGTCTCCTTGACGGACACGTCGTTCACATCGCTGAGCACCAGCTCGGCGCCTTCACGGGCGAAAGCGAGCGCGGTCTCGCGGCCGATGCCGCTGCCCGCGCCGGTGATCGCGACGAGCTTGCCCGAGAATTCGCCCTTGCCGCGAGCCCCGACCGCCGCTCGCTCGAAGACCCGGGACGGCTTGCCGTCCAGCCCGTCCACGAAATCTCGCACCAGCGTCGCGATGGCCTGGGGTCGGGCGTAGGCCGCCCAGTGGCCGGTGGAGAGATCGTGCCGCCACAGCCGGGAAACCCACCGGGAGTACTCGTCATAGGTGCCCGGCCGGATCGCGACGTCGTTGCGGTTCACGATGAGCTGGGTGGGGACGTCCGTGGGGCGGGGGTCCGGCTTGCCGAACGCCGTCGGCGCGGAGTTCGCCCAGTACACCCGAAGCCCGTTCGCGATGTCCTTGCGGAACGTCGGGGCGAGTTCGATCTGTTTGGCAGGCGTCCCCTCGATGGCCCGCAGAAAGCGCCGCCACACGGCGGGCTTGCCGAGCGAGACCGCGAAGAGCGCCTGCGGCAGCGGGGACATATGGAAGAAGATTTGATACAGCAACGATCCGATCTGGCCGAACGCCCACGGCAAGCGCCCCACCCGGAGCCGTCCGAGCGTCTCACGAATATTCACAGCCAGATAGTCCGTGCTCGGGCCGGAGATCGACGTGAACGACGCGAGCCTGTCTTTCGCCCGGTCCTGCACCACCGCTTCCCAGCCCGCGACCGAACCCCAGTCGTGCGCGACGAGGTGGACCGGGGCGTCCGGGCTGACGGCCTCCGCGACCGCGAAAATATCGTCCGCGAGATCCGTCATGCGCCACTGCCGGTAGCTTCTCGGACTGGTGCTCTGGCCGTGTCCGCGCGAGTCGTAGGCGACGACGTGGAACCTGTCTTCGAGCAAACCGGCCACCTGGTTCCAAAGGCAGTGGGTGTCCGGCCAGCCGTGGGCGAAGAGCACCGTGGGGTTCTTCGGGTCGCCCCGCTCGTACACCGCTAAGGTGACCGCGCTGGCGGAGCCCGCGGAACGCGAGGGGCTCGTGACGCTGCGCCGACGCTCCGAGGCGGCTCCGCCATTGGTCCTCGGTTGTGCCTCAGCTGTCATGGTCGGGGCTCCTCGTTCTCGCGTCGCTGGTCTGTACGCCGACAAGCGTACGCGAGTTACGGTTCGACGGATGACCTGGCCTGATCCGCCAATGCCACCAGTTGGCCAAGCACCCCGTTGATGAAACTCGGCGAGTCGTCTGTGGAAAGCTCTTTCGCCAGTTCCAATGCCTCGTCCACCGCCACAGCAGTGGGCACTTCTGTGGCGAAAAGCAATTCCCAGACCGCGATGCGCAGGATGGAGCGGTCCACAGCGGGCAACCTTTGCAAAGTCCAGCCGCCGCGCAAATGGTCGATGATGGTCTGGTCCACCACGTCCAAGTTGTCGCGCACGCCTTCGAGGAGGAGCAGCGCGTACGGGGTGAGCTGCGGCGCGGAGAGGTCTTTGACCAGTTCGGCGGAGCGCTCGGCGGCGAGTTCGGCCGGGTCGAGGTCACGGGCTTCTGCTTCGAAGAGCAATTCCACAGCCCGTCTGCGCGCCTTGCGGCGCGATCCGGCCCGTTTCGAAAGATCCGACAAGGCCTTAGGCATTCACGCGCCCGAGGTAGCTCCCGTCCCTGGAGTCCACCTTGAGCTTGTCGCCCGTGTTGATGAAGAGCGGAACCTGGATCTCGGCTCCGGTCTCCAGAGTCGCCGGCTTGGTGCCGCCAGTGGAGCGGTCGCCCTGCAATCCGGGGTCGGTGTGCGAGACCACAAGCTCGACCGTGGTCGGAAGCTCCACGAACAACGGCACCCCGTTGTGCGTCGCGATCTGCACCTCGGTGTTCTCCAGAAGGTACTTCGCGCCGTCGCCGACCACGCTCGGGGGGACCGGCTCCTGCTCGAAAGTCTCCCCGTCCATGAAGACGAAGTTCTCGCCCTCCTTGTACAAGTAGGTCATATTGCGGCGGTCGACCGTGGCGGTGTCCACTTTGACCCCGGCGTTGAAGGTCTTGTCCACGACTTTGCCCGAAACCACATGCTTGATCTTGGTGCGCACGAAGGCGGGGCCTTTGCCAGGCTTGACGTGCTGGAACTCTGTGATCTGCCACAGCTCGCCGTCGAGGGAGAGCACCAGGCCGTTTTTGAAATCGCTCGTGGAAGCCATGTGAGAAGTCTCTTTTCTTCTGTTTTCGCCGGTCGGGCTGCGCCGAGCGGCCGGTGTGATCTCGTCAGGTCACGACCCGAGGATGGTAAGCGCCTTGTCGGTGCGTGTCAAAAGCTGGTTCTCGGACTCCCCGACCACCAGGGTGTCCTCGATCCGCACCCCGCCTTTGCCGGGCAGATAGACCCCCGGCTCGACCGTGAGCACCGCGCCGACCGGCACAAGCCCCTCGGAGAGTTTCGAGAGGGCGGGCGACTCGTGGATGTCCAAGCCGACGGCATGGCCGAGGCCGTGGTCGAAGTGGTCTTTGTGCCCCGCCGCGTCAATGACGTCCCGCGCGGCCGCGTCCACGGATTTCAGCTCGACGCCGGGCTTGAGGGCTTCCCTGCCCGCGGTCTGCGCCGCGAGGACCAGTTCGTACACCTCGCGCTGCCAGGCGGCGGGCTCGCCGAGGACGTAGGTGCGGGTCATGTCGGAGTGATACCCCAGCCAGGTGGCTCCGAAGTCGATCTTCACGAAGTCCCCCTCGGCCAAAACCGCGCCGGTGGGGCGATGGTGCGGCATCGCGGAGTTCGCCCCGGCGGCGACGATGGTCTCGAAGGACGCGCCTTCGGAGCCGAAGTCCAGCATGAGGGATTCGAGCTCTCGGGCGACTTCCAACTCGGTGCGCCCAGGACGCACCCCGTCCTTGCCCAAAAGCTCGGCGAGCGCCTTGTCGCCGATTTCGGCGGCCTTGCGCAGCGCCTCGACCTCGTGCGGGTCTTTCACCACGCGCAAAAGCTCCACCACGCCCACGACGGGGACGAGATCCGGCGCGACGAAAGCGGCCTGGTCCGCGGCGTGGCCCGCGGCCGAGACGAGCGCGCGATGCTGTTGGAGGGTCACGACGTGGCCTTCCACGCCGAGCCGATGCGTCTTGTGCTTCGCGGCGTGCGCGACGAGGGCGGTCGCGACGCCGCGCGCGTTGAGCACGACGAGGTCGGGGGCTTGCTCGGCGACCTGGGTCGTGTACCTGCCATCGGTGGCGATCCGAGACTGCTCCTCGCCGCGCGCGTCGATGAGCAGTCCGCCGTTGGACCCGGTGAAACCGCTGAGGTAGCGGACATTGGTGAGATCTGTGACGAGCAGGGCGTCGAGGCCGCGTTCGCGGAGCGCGGCACGCAATGCTTCCCTGCGGGCCCGATGGTCGAAAGTCATGCCACAAGCCTACTGGCGGGAGCCGCAAACGGAACGCTCGGGCTCACGCTCGGCGCACATCCTGGAGCATCGAGGGCACGCGCATGGGCCGCTCCTACGACGCAGTGGCGATCCGCGCCCAGGGCTGGCGCGATCTGCGGCGTCGCGCGGGGCGCACATGCTCTCCCAGGAGGCGCACAGCCGCAACGGTTACAGTGGGAGCGAATCCACGAGCACACAGACCCGACATGTCAAAGGCGACACGTCAGAGAGCGGGACCCATGCACCAGCACGTCCGGAACACGTCCTCGTCGAAACCCCGGCCTGCGCAGACGGCCGCGGCCTTGTTCGCGCTCGTTTCCTCCGCGTGGCTCTGGTCCAGCGCGGCGGCGCACGCGGACCCGCACGAGCAGGCTCCGATGAAACCGGCCCAGCTCCAGGGCAACGACGACGCGGACGGCCCCGACGACGACCTGTCCTCCGAAGACCCCGGCCAAGGCCGAAACCCGTACGTGAGCGGCCCCCTTGCGAATGTGGGCGGCCCGAGCTCGGACGAAGGGCAGCAAGACATCGGCCAAACCCTCGACAGTGCCCTCGGCGGCGACGGGCAGGGCGACGGGATCGGGCAGAGCATTGGCGACATCCTCGGGACAGGCCCGCAAGGAGTCGGAGCCGACGGGATCGCCCAAGCCGTCGGCGGCCTGTTGCAGGGAGCGCAGAGCGGCGGCGCGGACAAGGTCGGCGAGGCCATCGGCGGGCTGTTGGGGGCCTCTGGCGACAACCAGGGCGTCATGGGGTCCGGCCTCCTCGGCGGATCGTCATCGGGTGACGGGCAATCCGACGGCCAGGTCCCCGAAGCTGTGCGCAAAGGCGTGATCCGGCTCAATCGGGCGCTCGGCGACACGGGTTACAACAGCGACCCGGACTCGCGCGGCGCGGGCAGCGCCGCGAACGGCGACCAGAACGAGCCGCACACGGGCGAAGCCGGCGATGACGAGGACTGAGCGGCCCGCCCGGCGCGGGCAAGCAGCTTGAGCGTTGCGGCCCTCAGACGTTGAAGCCGAGCGCGCGGAGCTGATCGCGCCCGTCTTCGGTGATTTTGTCCGGCCCCCACGGCGGCGTCCACACCCAGTTGATGGTGAGTTCGTCCACCAGGCCGGAGCCCACCAGAGCCGCCGAAGACTGGTCCTCGATGACATCGGTCAACGGGCACGCCGGTGAGGTGAGGGTCATGTCCAGGAGCACCGTGGTCTTCGCCTCGCCCTCTTCGCCCGTCCCGCGCTGCACGGTGAACCCGTAGACAAGGCCCAAGTCCACGACGTTCACCCCGAGCTCCGGGTCCACCACGTCGCGCATCGCCTCTTCGAGCTCGCCGAGAAGCACATCCTCTTGTTGCTGCTCCTGGGTCGGAACCTCGCTCATGCCAAACCCTCCTTCTGTTCGTCCTGGCCTGCCACGGTCTGCGCCAGCGCGTCTTTGAACGCCATCCAGCCGAGCAGCGCGCATTTCACCCGGGCCGGGTATTTCGACACACCCGCGAAGGCGATCCCGTCGCCGATGAGGTCCTCGTCGCCTTCGAGTTCGCCGCGCGAGGAGATCATTTCGCTGAACGCGGCCACCGATTTGAGCGCGTCGCCGACAGTTCGGCCGATGACCTGGTCCGCGAGGACGGAGGTGGCGGCCTGGCTGATCGAACAGCCCTGCCCGTCGTAGGAGACGTCCTCCACGCGCTGCCCGTCCGGGGAGACCGCGACCCGCAACGTCACCTCGTCCCCGCAGGTCGGGTTCACATGATGCACTTCGGCGCCGTACGGCTCGCGCAGCCCCCGATGGTGCGGGTGCTTGTAGTGGTCGAGGATCACCTCTTGGTACATCTGGTCAAGTCGCACAGGGCTTCACACTCCGAAGAATTGCTGAGCGCGCCGGACGCCGGCGACAAGCCGGTCCACCTCGTCGTGCGTGTTGTACAGCGCGAAGGAGGCCCGCGCTGTCGCCGCGACGGCGAAGCGCCGGTGCAACGGCCACGCGCAGTGGTGCCCGACCCTCACCGCGACCCCCTCGTCGTCGAGCACCTGTCCGATGTCGTGCGCGTGCACGCCGTCGACCACGAACGACACCGCAGCGCCTCGGTCCTGCGCGGTGGCCGGGCCGACGATGCGCACTCCCGTCAGCGCGCCGAGTTCGGCGAGCGCGTGCTCGACAAGCGCGTGCTCATGCGCGGCGACAGCGTCCATGCCGATCTCCGACAGGTACTCGACGGCAGCGCCCAGGCCAACGACCTGCGAGGTCATGGGCACCCCGGCCTCGAATCGCTGCGGCGGGGCCGCATACGTGGTCTTTTCCATGGTGACAGTCTCGATCATCGAACCGCCGGTGAGGAACGGCGGCATGGCGCTGAGCAGTTCCGCGCGGCCGTACAGCACGCCCACCCCGGACGGGCCGAGCATCTTGTGGCCGGAGAAAGCCGCGTAGTCCACGCCGAGGGCGCGCAGGTCCACCGGCAGGTGCGGCACGGACTGGCAGGCATCGAGCACCGTGAGCGCGCCGACCTCCCGAGCCCGCCGCACAAGCTCGGCGGCCGGGGCGAGCGCGCCGGTGACGTTGGACTGGTGGGTGAAGGCGAGCACCTTTGTCCGATTCGTGAGCACTAGCGAGCCCAGGTCGATGCGGCCGTCCTCGGTCAACCCGTACCAGCGCAGCACGGCGCCGGTTCGACGGGCCAGCTCCTGCCAGGGCACGAGGTTCGCGTGGTGCTCCAGCTCGGTGACCACGATCTCGTCGCCGGGGCCGACGGCGTAGCCGGAGAAACGCTCGTCGCCCAGGACGTGCGAGACGAGATTCAGCGACTCGGTCGCGTTCTTCGTGAACACGATCTCTGTGTCGCGGACCCCGACGAACTCGGCGATGAGCGAGCGCGCCCGCTCGTACGCGTCGGTGGCCTCCTCGGCGAGCTGATGCGCTCCCCTGTGCACAGCGGCGTTCGACGTGAGCAGGAACTCCCGCTCGGCGTCGAGCACCCGCAGCGGCCGCTGCGAGGTGGCCCCGGAGTCGAGGTAGGCGAGCGGTTTGCCGTCCCGGACGGTGCGCGCCAGAATCGGAAAGTCCTTGCGGACCCGCTCGACGTCGAGCACCGCGGGCGCTCTGCCCGCCGCGACGGCGCTCATGCGCTGACCTCCTCCTTCAGAAAGCGCTCGTAGCCGGTCGACTCCAGCTCTTCGGCGAGTTCGGGGCCGCCCGCCGCGACGATGCGGCCTCTGGCGAAAACATGCACGAACTGCGGGCGGACGTATTTGAGGATGCGGTTGTAGTGCGTGATGAGCAGCACCCCGCCCTGCTCGCGCTCCTGGTAGCGGTTCACGCCCTCGGAGACGACGCGCAGCGCGTCCACATCGAGGCCGGAGTCCGTCTCGTCCAAGATGGCGAACTTTGGCTTGAGCAGGGCGAGCTGCAGAATCTCGTGCCGTTTTTTCTCTCCGCCGGAGAACCCCTCGTTGACGCTGCGCTCGCTGAAGGAGGGGTCGACGCCCAGCTCGGCCATCGCGCCCTTGACCTCTTTCACCCAGTGCCGCAAAGCGGGCGCTTCGCCGCGCACCGAGGTGGCGGCGGTGCGCAGGAAATTCGCGGTGGACACCCCAGGCACCTCCACCGGGTACTGCATCGCGAGGAAGAGCCCCGCGCGGGCGCGCTCGTCCACGCTCATCGCGACGATGTCTTCGCCGTCGAGAGTGATCGAACCGCCGGTCACCTCGTAGCGGGGATGGCCCGCGATCGCGTACGAGAGGGTCGACTTCCCCGACCCGTTCGGCCCCATGACGGCGTGCGTCTCGCCGGAGCGGATCGTGAGGTCGACCCCGTGCAAGATCGGGATCAAATCCGCGTCTTCGGAGGGCTTGACCGCGACATGGAGGTCTTTTATTGCCAGAACAGACATTGGCTTCCTTTGTTTCTTTCTCGAACTCTCGTCCTCCGTCGGCGGGAGGGGTTGGTCAGGTTGCGTCGTCCGCGGGTGGGCGGCTCCCCCAACCCGATTGGGCGAGTTTGCCCTCGACGAGCTCCGCGATGCGCGCGCGGACCGACTCGTCGGGGATCTTGGCGACCACTTCGCCGAAGAAGCCGCGCACCACGAGTCTGCGCGCCTCGTCCTCGGAGAGCCCCCGCGAGCGCAGATAGAACATCTGCTCCTCGTCGAAACGTCCGGTGGTGCTCGCGTGCCCGGCTCCGTGGATCTGGCCGGTTTCGATTTCAAGGTTGGGCACCGAGTCGGCCCGGGCCCCCTTGGCGAGGAGCAGATTGCGGTTGAGCTCGTAGGTGAGGGTGCCGGTCGCCGCCGGGCGAATCCGCACATCGCCGACCCACACTGTGCGCGCCGCAGGGGTGAGCAGGGCGTTCTTGTACAGCACGTTGGATGTGCAGTTCGGCTGGTCGTGGTCCACGAACAGCCTCGACTCCAGATGCTGGCCGTCGCCCGAGAGCGCCACGCCGCAGAGCTCGGCGCGGCCGCCAGGGGCTGCGAAACGCACCGTGGAGACGGTTCGGACGAGCGAGCCGCCGAGGGCGACCTCCACCGCGCGGTACGAGGCGTCCCTGCCGACCAGCGCCGCGTAGGAGGCGAGCCGGGTCGAGCCGGGGTCCTCGTCGTTGACCACGACGAAGGTGCAGTTGGCGCCGTCGCCGAGGATGATCTCAAGGTT from Segniliparus rotundus DSM 44985 includes:
- a CDS encoding cysteine desulfurase, with product MSAVAAGRAPAVLDVERVRKDFPILARTVRDGKPLAYLDSGATSQRPLRVLDAEREFLLTSNAAVHRGAHQLAEEATDAYERARSLIAEFVGVRDTEIVFTKNATESLNLVSHVLGDERFSGYAVGPGDEIVVTELEHHANLVPWQELARRTGAVLRWYGLTEDGRIDLGSLVLTNRTKVLAFTHQSNVTGALAPAAELVRRAREVGALTVLDACQSVPHLPVDLRALGVDYAAFSGHKMLGPSGVGVLYGRAELLSAMPPFLTGGSMIETVTMEKTTYAAPPQRFEAGVPMTSQVVGLGAAVEYLSEIGMDAVAAHEHALVEHALAELGALTGVRIVGPATAQDRGAAVSFVVDGVHAHDIGQVLDDEGVAVRVGHHCAWPLHRRFAVAATARASFALYNTHDEVDRLVAGVRRAQQFFGV
- the sufC gene encoding Fe-S cluster assembly ATPase SufC, with protein sequence MSVLAIKDLHVAVKPSEDADLIPILHGVDLTIRSGETHAVMGPNGSGKSTLSYAIAGHPRYEVTGGSITLDGEDIVAMSVDERARAGLFLAMQYPVEVPGVSTANFLRTAATSVRGEAPALRHWVKEVKGAMAELGVDPSFSERSVNEGFSGGEKKRHEILQLALLKPKFAILDETDSGLDVDALRVVSEGVNRYQEREQGGVLLITHYNRILKYVRPQFVHVFARGRIVAAGGPELAEELESTGYERFLKEEVSA
- a CDS encoding SufB/SufD family protein, with translation MTLAPVLGERFASRDPEDFPAPSSHEENWRFTPLGKIREFFTAFTPDGESKLDFGAPLEGVRVQTARPASLEAFGSALVPADKVSALAMRHAETGGHIVVEAGARPAGPVLLSRVGVRGRSYAHHVVEVGAGAEVTIVAEHSGLAQIAANLEIILGDGANCTFVVVNDEDPGSTRLASYAALVGRDASYRAVEVALGGSLVRTVSTVRFAAPGGRAELCGVALSGDGQHLESRLFVDHDQPNCTSNVLYKNALLTPAARTVWVGDVRIRPAATGTLTYELNRNLLLAKGARADSVPNLEIETGQIHGAGHASTTGRFDEEQMFYLRSRGLSEDEARRLVVRGFFGEVVAKIPDESVRARIAELVEGKLAQSGWGSRPPADDAT